The following are encoded in a window of Pan troglodytes isolate AG18354 chromosome 4, NHGRI_mPanTro3-v2.0_pri, whole genome shotgun sequence genomic DNA:
- the LOC736909 gene encoding large ribosomal subunit protein eL29-like, which yields MAKSKNHTTHNQSQKWHRNGIKKPQAQRYESLKGVDPKFLRNMRFAKKHNKKGLKKMQANSAKAMSAHAKAIKALLKPKEVKPKIPKGVSRKLNQLAYTVHPKLGKHARARIAKGLRVCWPKAKDEDQTKAQAAAPASVPAQAPKGTQALTEASE from the coding sequence ATGGCCAAGTCCAAgaaccacaccacacacaaccaGTCCCAAAAATGGCACAGAAATGGTATCAAGAAACCCCAAGCACAAAGATACGAATCTCTTAAGGGGGTGGACCCCAAGTTCCTGAGGAACATGCGGTTTGCCAAGAAACACAACAAGAAGGGCCTAAAGAAGATGCAGGCTAACAGTGCCAAGGCCATGAGTGCACATGCCAAGGCTATCAAGGCCCTCCTAAAGCCCAAGGAGGTTAAGCCCAAGATCCCAAAGGGTGTCAGCCGCAAGCTCAATCAACTTGCCTACACTGTCCACCCCAAGCTTGGGAAGCATGCTCGTGCCCGCATTGCCAAGGGGCTCAGGGTGTGCTGGCCAAAGGCCAAGGACGAGGATCAAACCAAGGCCCAGGCTGCAGCTCCAGCTTCAGTTCCAGCTCAGGCTCCCAAAGGTACCCAGGCCCTTACAGAGGCTTCAGAGTAG